In Flavobacterium piscisymbiosum, the sequence GCTCTACAATTACTGCTGACAAATCTACAGGAGAAAATGGTCTTATTATATTAAAAGGAGGAAAACTAATCGCTAACGGTACGGCTGATGCTCCAATCGTTTTCACTGAAAAATCAAAAGTAGGTGGTTCTTGGGCTGGTATCATTATGTACGGAGATGCTCCAATTGTAAACTCAGCAACTGCTCCTGCTCCACAAACAGCAGTTTCAGAAGATGGTTTAAACTTAATATACGGAGGTTCAAATGCAGCACACAATGGTGGTTCATTGAAATATGTAAGAGTTGAATATGCTGGACAAGTAATTACAACTAACAGTAAAGAAAATAACGGATTCTCATTCTACTCTGTTGGATCAGGAACTGTATTAGATCACTTGGTTGCTTACAAAGGTAATGATGACGGTTTTGAATTTTACGGAGGAACAGCAAGCTTAACAAACTCAATCTCTTACGGTAATACTGATGACTCTTTTGACTGGCAAGACGGATGGAGAGGTCAAGAAAACTCAAACTGGTATGCATACCAAACAGGTGTTGCTAACTACGGTATAGAAGTAGAATCTAAAAGTGTTGACAATGCATTCTGGCCAAAAGTTACTGGTATCACTCTTAGAAGAGCTGCTGGTACAACTACAGAAGATCAAAAAGAAATTCAATTGGATGCTATTCAATTTAAAAAAGAAGGAAATGGTGACTACAGCAACATCGTAATTGATGGTTATATTAGCCAAACTACTCCAATTGCTTACAATGGTGGTGTGATTCAAATACAAGATAAAGCTACTTATGATCACCAAGTTGCTGGAGGAAAAATCAAATTAACTAACGTGAAAATCACTAACTCTCCTCTTACTTTCATCTCAGGAGTACCTGCTTCATTCACAGTAACTGCAGCTAGTTTTGTTCCTGCAACAAACTGGACAGTTAGTACTACTGCTACCGGAGCTGTTTTAACTGGTGGTGCATGGGCTACAGTTGATGGTGTAAACTTATTAGCAAAACTATAAGTTATTAGTAATCATATAAATTGTTAAAAACATCCTAAATTTTTAGGATGTTTTTTTTTGGCGTGCTTTTTGTAATTTTTTTTGTATATTTACGGTAATCAAAAAAATGCGATGGCAAAAAACTACTTTTATATTACATTCTTATTGGCTTTTTTCTTTACTATAAGTGTCTCGGCACAAGATAGTAAGCAATTACCAAAACCTCAAAGCGCAAGCACCATTGAGGGTTTAAGCTTGTACCCTAATCCCGTTAGTAACGGAAAAGTATATATCTCGTCTAAAAACGATTTAGAAAAAGAAATTATAATTTTTGATGTTTTGGGCAAAAAAGTACTTCAGACACATTTAAGTTCAAAAGAATTAAATGTATCAGAGCTGGTTCCCGGTGTTTACATCATTAAAATAAGCGAAGAAAATGCTTCTGCAACAAGAAAGCTCATTATTCGATAAGTTATAAAAAAAGCTCCTTTTCAGGAGCTTTTTTAGTTTTCAGTCACAGTCACAGTTTCACAACACACCAAAAACTGCAACTGAAAACCGCGACTAAAAACTAAAAACAATATCTTTGCACAAAAAAAGTTTTGATTACAGCCAACGATATATTTACGATTTCGAGTCAGAAACAATTTGAAAAGATAGCTTTAAAAGTGTTTCGTTTTCAACATGAGAATAACGTCGTATATCGTGATTTCTGCGATTTCCTAAAAGTCAATCCACAACAGGTAAAATCTTTGGAACAAATTCCATTTTTACCTATTCAGTTTTTCAAAAGTCATAATGTAGTTTCTACTACCGATCCGGCTCAGGTTACTTTTACCAGTAGCGGAACAACCGGAATGATTACAAGCCGACATATAGTGACCGATGTTTCCCTATATGAGGAAAGTTACCGCAATGGATTTTCGCAGTTTTACGGCAATATCGAAGACTATGTTGTTTTAGCCCTTTTACCGTCTTATCTCGAACGCGACGGCTCTTCGTTAATTTACATGATCGAAGATCTTATAAAGTTATCCAATCAGCCTGAAAGCGGGTTTTATTTACACAACCACGATGACTTAATTAAAAAACTCACCGCTCTTGACGAATCCGGTCAAAATGTTATTTTAATTGGTGTTACTTATGCCTTATTGGATTTGATTGAAAAACATCAATTCAACCTTCAAAACACCATAATTATGGAAACCGGAGGAATGAAAGGTAAACGTAAAGAAATGATTCGCGAAGAATTGCACGAGATTCTTTGCAAAGGTTTTGGCGTTACGGCAATTCACTCAGAATATGGCATGACCGAACTTTTAGGACAAGCGTATTCTCTAGGCGAAGGCGTATTCGAATGTCCGTCATGGATGCACATTTTAGTTCGTGATCCCGAAGATGCTCTCACTTACGTGAAAGATGGAAAAACCGGCGGAATAAACGTTATTGATTTGGCCAATATTAACTCTTGCTCTTTTATAGCTACGCAGGATTTGGGCAAAAAAAATCCCAACAACTCTTTCGAGGTATTGGGACGTTTTGATAATTCGGATATTCGTGGTTGTAATTTGATGGTGTTGTAGTTATTCGTAAATATCTTTTCGATGTCCTAAATCAATAACATCTATCAAAAGTACTTCATCGAATATTTCATAGATAACCCTATAATCACCAACTCTAATTCTATAACCTGGTCTTCCTTTTAATTTTTTATAACCTTTTGTCTTGGATTTTCAGATAAACTTCCAATTGCTGACAATATAGGATTTGCAATTGTATCAGATAATTCATCAATTTTCTTTTGTGCTTTTCTCGAAAAATCAATACTATACATTTGATCTTTTTGATTCTCTCGTTTTTATATAATCTTCAAAAGAAATTCTGAATCCATCATCACTTTTTTTGCCTCATCATATAATTTAACATCGTGCAAATCTTCGAATTGCTCAATCATTTTATTATATTTTTCAATTGGCAATAAAACAGCTATTTTGTTTCCTTTTTCGTCTGTTAAAAATTGCATTTCAAGTAAAGTTAATCAATTAAACCACTCTAATCACAAAATAATTCTTCTTACCACTTTGCAATAACACAAACTGATTATTAATTAAATCATTTGAAGTCAATACAAAATCTTCTTTTATTTTTTCTCTGTTTACTGAGATTGAGTTTGCTGTTAATGCACGTCTCGCTTCTCCGTTTGATTTAAAGAAACCTGTTTTTTCATTTAAAACAGTAACAATATCCAATCCGTTTTCTAAATCAGCTTTTGCGATTTCAGCTTGAGGAACTCCATCAAAAACTTCTAAAAAAGTAGTTTCATCTAATTTCTTCAAATCATCTGCAGTAGAATTTCCGAACAAAATATTCGAAGCCTGAATTGCTTTTTCTAATTCTTCTTCTGAGTGAACAAAAATTGTGATTTCTTCAGCTAGTTTCTTTTGCAAAACTCTTAAATGCGGAGCCGTTTTATGCTCTTCGATCAAAGCATCAATCGTTTCTTTATCTAAAAAAGTAAAAATCTTAATATATTTTTCAGCATCAACATCGGTTGAATTTACCCAAAATTGGTAAAATTTATATACCGAAGTTTTATCAGCATCCAGCCAAACGTTTCCACCTTCAGATTTTCCAAATTTAGATCCGTCTGCTTTTGTTATTAATGGAGTTGTAAGAGCAAAAGCTTTTGCATTTTCTCCACCCATTCTGCGCACTAATTCTGTACCTGTAGTGATATTTCCCCATTGGTCAGAACCTCCCATTTGCAGAACGCAATTGTTGTTTTTATATAAATGATAAAAATCGTAACCCTGAATTAATTGATAAGTAAACTCTGTAAAAGACATTCCTTCGCCTTCTCCGGCAAATCTCTTTTTTACTGAATCCTTCGCCATCATATAATTTACAGTGATACGTTTTCCAACTTCACGTGCAAAATCAATAAACGAGAATTCTTTCATCCAGTCATAGTTATTTACCATAACAGGAGCATTTTCTTCTTTTGAATTAAAGTCTAAGAAACGAGACAAAACACTTTTTATTCCCGCAACGTTTTTAGCCAAAGTTTCTTCGTTCAGCAAATTTCTTTCGTCAGATTTCCCAGATGGATCACCAATCATTCCGGTTGCGCCACCTACAAGGGCGATAGCTTTATGACCGGTTCTATTTAAGTGAACCAATAAAATAATCTGAACCATGCTACCAATATGTAGCGAATCTGCCGTTGGATCAAAACCTATATATGCCGTTGTTACCTCTTTAAGCAATTGTTCTTCCGTTCCTGGCATGCTATCATGATATAACCCGCGCCACTTTAATTCTTCAACTAGATTCTTCATTTTTAAAATAATTTGTGCAAATATAACGATTGTGAATTGAAAGCTCAAAAATGAATTGAGAGACAGTTTAAAATCGTGTCAAATTATACAGTAAAATCCTTTTTTCGAAAATAAGATGAGATATTAAAAAGTATTGCAATAAAAAAGCATAGAATACTAAAACATAAGAAATAAACCTTAGCCAGATCATTATCTGAATCTGATAACTGAATAAGTAAGAACAACATGAAAGATGCTGCTCCCAAAAACCACAATACCACCTTTCTCCTTTTTACATCAAATTTTGTCATTTTGCATAATTCTTATTAATTAAACACAATCACTTTAATATCAAACAAATTAAAAACAAATACAAAAGTAATACTTTTCTTTCTTTTTTAATTATATTTTATACAACTTTATAAATCAATTAAAAGAAATAATTTCGAAATACTAAATCATTCAATATCTTTACAAAATGGTATTAGTAACTGGAGGAACAGGTTTAGTAGGTGCACATTTATTACTTCATTTAATTGAAAATGGAGAAAATGTCAGGGCCATTTATCGAAACCAAAACAACATTCAAAAAACAAAATCAGTTTTTAAACTATATAAAAAAGGAGGTTTATTCGAAAAGATCAATTGGCTTGAAGCCGATATTCTTGATGTTCCTTCACTAGAAACTGCTTTTATCGATATTGACTACGTTTATCATTGTGCGGCTCTAATTTCTTTTGATCCTAAAGATGAAGATGCTTTAAGAAAAACTAATATAGAAGGAACAGCCAATATGGTTAATTTTTCTATTGCCAAAGGAATAAAGAAATTTTGCTACGTAAGCTCTATAGCCGCTTTAGGAGATATAGCACCACACGAAACTTATATTACCGAAGAAACCGACTGGAATCCTGAGAAACCCCACAGCGATTATGCGATTTCTAAATATGGTGCCGAAATGGAAGTTTGGCGTGCACTTCAGGAAGGTTTAGATATTATTATTATAAATCCGGGTGTAATTTTAGGACCAATTGCAGCAACAAAAATTTTCGATGAAGGAAGTGTCGAATTGTACCGAAAAGTAGCCAACGGACTTTCGTTCTATACTCTTGGAAGTACCGGTTTTATTGCCGTAGACGATGTGGTTCGAATTGCACATGAATTAATGAAAAGCGGCATCAAAAACGAGCGTTTTCCTTTAATTGCTGACAATATTGTTTTTCAGGATATTCTAAACACAATTGCTGATACTTTAAAAGTAAAAAGACCCAAAACTCATGCTAAACCGTTATTAATGAATTTTCTTTGGATGGCAGATTTGACATTCTCTACTTTGTTTTTTCAAAAGAGGCGTCTCACAAAAGCAACTGCAAAAGCTTCTTATTCTAAGAACTTGTACTCGAATGAAAAAATAAAAACCGCTCTGGGAACGGTTTTTTTAGATGTACATCAATACATAAAAGATATTTCGAGGTTATAAAACTATCTTTTTTTTTCTTGATTGTATTAATTGTTTTATCGGATCGATATTTATTTGCTGTTTTACAGGTTTCTTAATCGCTTCTTTAATAGAATAATCTTTTTCTTTCTTTTTCTTTTCTTTAGCTGCTTTTTTATCTTCGATTTTTACAATCGAATCTGTAGCTCTTTGATTTACAGCCAATCGCTTACCAATTTCATCAAACATTTCCTTGTATGCTTCATAATCGGTTGCGTAATACATATTGCTTTGGGCAAACTGTAAACTGTCGACTTTATACTTTTTCAAAATAAACTTTGTTGGATCAGTATCAATTGAATCTAACGAAAGCGGATTTTGATATTTCATCGCATCCAAAAGAGATAAATCATACATAATATCGATCATCTTTCCTCTCTCTATAAGTTTTGCAGGTTGTTTGACCAACTCTTTTTTACAACTTACAGAAAGAAACAAAACCAATATTATTACTATACAATTCTTCATTTCAGCTTTTTATCTATCAAACAATAATCTTTTTCCGTTGCGCAGGTCTTTTACTTTAAAATTATTATAAACCAATTCACCATTTACAAAAGTATGTGTAATTCTTGATTTAAAAGTAAAATTTTCAAAAGGTGACCATCCGCATTTTGCAAGGATATTTTCTGGTTTTACGCTCCAAGGCAAACTTGGATTTACAATTACCAAATCAGCAAAATAACCTTCTCTTATAAAACCTCTTTTTTCGATTTTGAAAATCTTAGCCGGATTGTGGCACATTTTCTCTACGATTTTTTCTACAGTAATTTTTCCCTGGTGATGCGCTTCGAACATTGCCACAACTGCATGTTGTACAAGTGGCCCTCCAGAAGGAGCATTCAAATACGATTGCATTTTTTCCTCTTTTGTATGAGGCGCGTGATCTGTAGCTATTACATCAATACGACCATCGTTTAAAGCTTTCCAAAGCTCAGCTCTGTCCTGGGCAGTTTTTACAGCAGGGTTCCATTTGATGAAATTTCCTTTTATTTTATAATCTTCATCGGTAAACCAAAGATGATGTACACAAACCTCAGCAGTAATTTTTTTATCTTCTAAAGGAATTTTATTCGTAAACAATTCCATTTCTTTCGCAGTTGAAAGGTGAAAGATATGCAAACGGGCTCCCGTTTTCTTTGCTAATGCCACAGCTTTTGATGATGAAATATAACAAGCCTCGGCACTACGAATCAAATGATGCGCTGTTACCGGAACATCATCACCATATTGCTCTTTAAAAGCGGCAAGGTTATTCTGAATCGTAGTTTCATCTTCGCAATGCACAGCAATTAACATGGGCGTGCTTGAGAATATTTTTTCTAAAGTCGCTTCGTTATCTACCAACATATTTCCGGTAGACGATCCTAAGAAAATCTTGATTCCGGCAACATTTTTCGGGTTAGTTTTTAGAACTTCCTCCAGATTATCATTGGTTGCCCCCATCATAAACGAATAATTCGCAAATGATTTCACGGCAGCAATTTGGTATTTATCTTCTAAAATTTCCTGAGTAACCGCATTAGGAACCGTATTAGGCTGTTCGATAAAAGAAGTAATTCCTCCCGCAACCGCAGCTCTCGATTCTGATTCGATATCTCCTTTATGTGTTAATCCCGGTTCTCTAAAATGCACCTGATCATCGATTGCGCCCGGCATTAAATAACTTCCTTCGGCATCAATCACTTTACAATCAGATGTTTTTAAGCTAATGCTGTCTGCAACTTCAACGATCAAATCGTTTTCGATCAGGACATCACCTTCAAAAATAGATCCTTCGTTTACAATTTTAGCATTCTTTATTAAAATCCTGTTCATCGCCATTGTGGTATTATAAGGTATTAACTAATTTTTTTAATCTAAGGGAAATTACACCCAGAATAGCTTCTTTGATAATAGCATTGCTCATTTTCGAAACTCCCTTGGTTCTGTCTGTAAAGATAATTGGAACTTCGGTAATTTGAAATTTAGCACAATAAGTCCTGTATTTCATTTCGATCTGAAAAGCATAACCTACAAATTTTATTTTATTAAGATTGATCTTTTCCAACACCTCTCTTTTATAGCAAACAAAACCTGCCGTGGCATCATGAATTTTCATTCCGGTAATAAACTTCACATAAACAGAGGCAAAATAAGACATTAAAACACGACTCAATGGCCAGTTTACCACATTTACACCTGTTACATAACGAGAGCCAATAGCCAGATCTGCCCCACCAAAATGGCAAGCATCAAATAATTTCTCAAGATCATTGGGGTTATGCGAAAAATCGGCATCCATTTCAAAAATGTAATCGTATTTGCGTTCAAGGGCCCATTTAAAACCATGAACATAAGCAGTACCTAAACCTGATTTTTTGGCTCTTTTTTCTAAAAACAACCTATCAGGAAATTCTTCCTGCAAAGCAATTACCTTATTTGCCGTAAAATCCGGCGAATTATCATCGATAATTAAAAGATGAAAAGGTTTGTGCTGAGAGAGTACAGCTCTAACTATACTTTCTATATTTTCAATTTCGTTATAAGTGGGGATTATGACAATACAATCATTCATTTTTCGGAGTAATTTCACCGCAAAAGTAAACTTTTTATGGCATTTGATTCATAATAAATTTATAATAAAAGTATTGAAACAAAAAATTACTAATTTTGTATCGTTATGATTGAACAACTTCACCCTCGAATTATCGAAAACAAAGACTGGGCAACACTTTTATTTGTGTTGACTTTTGCTGTTGTTGCTATGACTAAATCAGCTTATGAAACCAGATTTAGTGAATTTAGCAAGCTTATTTTCTCAGACAAATACGCAAAAATTTATCGTGATAACAACCATCTAAAAAGTAGTTTTACAGTTGGTTTGTTTTTTGTACAAGTTATTTCGTATGCTTTTTTCATTCAGTTGACAATGCATATTTTTTCAGAGAATGCTAAAACTGGAATTTATGATGTTTCAAAAACCGACTGGATTCTGTTTATTCAAATCGCCACATTTTTACTTTACTTTATTTTAGCGAAGTTTTTAATCGAAAAAATTGTAGCAACTTCATTCAATATTGATGAGTTTGCCGACCTTTTTAACTTACAAAAAGTTACATACAGAACTTATATTGGCGTTTTAGTGCTTCCTATTAATGCCATTTTGTTTTATTATGACAATATTCCTAAAATTATACCGCTCATAATCATAGGTATTTCGCTATGTATCAGTCTTTACTCATATTTTATTTCAATAAAAACATATCAAAACGCAATAATCAGCAAGTTATTTTATTTTATTTTATATCTTTGCGCTCTTGAAATAGCACCTTATTATTTTCTCTATTATTGGATTACAAAAGTAAGTGCTTAGAAAAAGTTTACAATATGAAAGTGAAAACAATTTTGGTGTCACAGCCTGAACCTAAAGTGGAAAATTCTCCTTACTTTGAGCTCCAACAAAAACACAAAATAAAAATTGATTTCAGACCATTTATTCATGTGGAAGGGGTTAATGCAAAAGAGATTCGATTACAAAAAATCGACCTTAATCATTATACTGCTATAATCTTGACAAGCCGTAATGCGGTAGATCATTTTTTTAGAGTAGCGGATGAAATGCGTTATAAAGTTCCTGAAGGATTGAAATATTTCTGCCAATCTGAAGCTGTTGCATTTTACCTGCAAAAGTATGTTGTGTATAGAAAACGTAAAATTTACGTTGGAGCAAAAGATTTTGCAGACTTATCACCTCTTATCAAAAAGTACAAAGACGAAAAGTTTTTGCTTCCTGCATCTGATCAACTAAATGCTGATGCTCCTATAACGTTAAACAATCTAAAAGTAGATTGGGCACAAGCTGTTTTTTACAAAACAGTAATGAGTGACTTATCTGATCTTGCAGATGTTTATTATGATGTTTTAGCATTCTTTAGTCCAACCGGAATTAAATCATTATTTAAAAACTTCCCGGACTTTAAGCAAAACGAGACCAGAATCGCTGTTTTTGGAAGCACAACTCAAAAAGAAGCTCTAGATCATGGTTTAAGAATTGATATTCTTGCTCCAACTCCGGAAACACCTTCTATGACAATGGCTTTAGAAAAATACATTAGCGAAGCAAACAAAGGAAAATAATCCTTTTTAAATACAATATCAAAAATTCCAAATTTCAACTTTACTGTTGGGATTTGGAATTTTTTATTTTAAATCACTTTCGATTTTAAGTATCTAAACACAATCATTGTCATCCCGAACTAGGGATCTCCGTAAGAAAATCCGTAAAGTAAACTACCTGTCTTTCTCGAGCTACTCGCGGAGATCCCTCGTTCCTCGGGATGACAAACTATACGATAATACTGTTATGAAAACAGATGTCCTAGCCCCGATAGAAGAGAAAATCCTTTTGTAGCGGTCCCGATAGCTATCGGGAGCCACAAAAGATTGGAACGGATAGCGGGATTAGCTCCTGAAAAAAAGTTTGGTTTTATCATAGAAATCGGCATGACAAAAATGCGCATAATAACTTTGAACATAAACATTTGTCAAAGTCCCCTTTGTTCTTTATTTAAATTTCACATTTTAAGAACTTCTCTTTATTTTCTTAATCTCTTAATGGTGAAAAAAAACTCAACGCTGAGAAAAATAATTCAAATCTTGATTTTTTAAATATTTTAAAGTTTTATTCCTAAATTTGATTTCTATTTTAAACCAAATCATCTAAATAAGTTTCAAACCACAACTATGAAAATCAACTCCCTTTTAATTGAAATTGACGGTATCGATAAAGAAATCCTGCGTTACTTAATGGATGATGCCAGAAAACCCATTTTGCAAATCGCCAATAAAATAGGCATTTCAGGAGCTGCGATTCATCAGCGTTTAAAGAAACTGGAACAATCGGGCGTTATATCAGGTTCTAAATTTACCGTAAACCCAAAAGTTTTAGGATACAATACTATGGCTTTCATTGGTGTTTATCTGGACAAAGCTTCCCGAAACTCCGAAGCCGTAAAAGATCTGAAAAAAATCCCCGAAGTTCTCGAATGTCACTATACAACCGGAAACTGGTCTGTATTAATAAAAATCATTTGTCGCGACAACGAACATTTAATGCAGCTTTTAAACACTAAAATTCAGGCTATAGAAGGTGTTTCAAGAACCGAAACATTTATTTCGCTGGATCAACAAATTGACAGACAAATTCAACTTTAAGGAAAGAAATTCCAATATAAAAAATTCCAAATTCAAATTCGAAATGAGAAGCTGGAATTCTACATCTAGTAAACGCGGCAGGTTTTAAAACCAGTCGCGTTTAAACTGCAATTAAATTAGGCAATGTGTCAATTTGATAATAAGATAATTTACGAAACCTTTATGACAAACATTAGACCCGAGATTAAAACTATTCTGTTTTTTATATTTTACTTTGTAATAGCATTTATCGCAGAAAAAACAAGCCCAAGTGGTGTTTGTACGCCAGGATTTGGCTTTTTACTGTTTTTACTTTCAATACCGGTAAGTATAATTTATTCATTAATTCTTTTTTTCAAATATCATAAATCAGAGAACAAACAATACTTAAACTCCGTTTTTATCATATCCGGAATTTGGGTTTTAGTATTTATCTTTTTAAGCTTCAGCAATTCATAAAAAACCCGATTAGCTTTAAAACTAATCGGGTTTATATCATGATCTAATTGACAAATAATCTATTTTTTTTAATTCCTTCTGCTTCCGGAATAAATCGAGATATAGTACAGCAACGTTGCAATTGATCCTATAGCCGCTACAACATACGTTCTTGCAGCCCATTTTAAAGCGTCTTTTGCTCCAGCCTGTTCTTCCTGTGTCAGCATGTGTTTATTTTCTAACCAGGCAAGCGCTCTGTTGCTCGCATCGTACTCTACAGGCAACGTTATAATGGTAAACAATGTAGTTGCGGCAAAAATCACGATTCCTACCAATAGTAATTGCGGAAAAGTCCTGATCATTAAAATTCCGGCCAGCAAAATCCATTGTACATAATTTGAGGCAATACTCACAATTGGCACCAGTTTAGAACGTAAAGCCAGCCATTCGTAACCTATAGAATGTTGCACAGCGTGACCACATTCGTGCGCCGCAACAGCCGCCGCAGCTGCATTACGATGATTGTAAACTGCCTCGCTTAAATTTACTGTTTTATCTGAAGGATTATAATGATCTGTTAATTGTCCCGGAGTTGAGATTACTCTAACATCAGTAATTCCATTATCAGCCAACATTTTTTCGGCAATTTCTGCACCACTCATTCCGTTTCTTAACTGTATTTTCGAATATAATTCAAACTTACTTTTGAGCTTTGAACTCACTAACCAGCTGAACAACATAATTGCTCCTGCAATAATTAAATATCCACTTCCCATATTTTCTTACTTTTATTTGATTGATTACTAAAGTTACAAAAGAAACTGCAATTTCTGAACCAATTTAAAAAAATGTCATTTTGGCATTTTACAGGACACTTTTTCAATCTAAAAGATTGTTTTTCAGCAGCAATGTTATTAATTCTGCGACATTTTTGGTTTTGTATTTTTGAAGAATATTTCGCCTGTGAGTCTGCACCGTTAAAAAGCTTAAAAAAAGTTCATCGGCAATTTCCTGGGTTTGTTTTCCTTTTGAAAGTAAAATGGCAATATCTTTTTCTCTTCGGCTCAAACTCGGAATAGTATCCAGATCTTCAGATAAAGGCTGACTTACGATTATTTTAACCTCATCACTAAACACAATTTCGCCTTCAATTGCTTTATTGATACAGTTTTTAAATTCATCAAACGAAGCACTTTTCAGGATATAACCATTTCCTCCATTCTGAATAAACTTCATTACTAAACTTCGTTCAGACTGACTGCTCATTCCGATAACAATTACCTGCGGAAATTTCTGTTTAATTGCTTTACATAAATCGATACCGGTTATTACCGGAAGAAAAATATCCATTAAAACCAAATCTACTTCGTTATTCTCTACATAATCCAAAAGCATAACGCCGGACTGCATTTTCTCGATAATTTCAATATTTTCTAAATCAGATAAAAGCCCTGAAATACCCGAAATCACGATAGGATGATCATCAACCACAACCATTTTATATTTTTTACTCATTTTCCTGATTTTCGTTGATTACATTTAATTCTATATAAGCAGACGTTCCCTGATTACGTTTACTATCAATCTCTAATTTCCCGTTCAGGAATTCCACGCGATTTTTAATATTTTTCAATCCCATTCCGTTTTTATTTTTCGGATCCAAAACATCAAAACCAACTCCATTATCTTCAACCGTAATAAAAAATACGTCTTTGTTTTGAGAGCATGAAACCAAAACCTGAGAAGCTTTTGCATACTTTAAAGCATTGTTTAATAGCTCCTGAATAATTCTATAAATCATGATTTCGGAATTTTTAGGAAGTCTTGATTTTTTTATCAAATACTGAAATTCAACTTTGGTAACAGCATTAGAATTTGCAGCGCATAAATCTCTTAAAGCATGTTCTAAACTCAATTCCAGCAAACTTTCGGGCATTAAATTCTGCGATATGTTTCGAAGTTCTTTTATCGAATTATCGAGCATAGCATCTACTCCGTTTACAGTTTCAGCATTTTCTTTTTTCGCGAGGTTCAAATGAATTTTTACACTCGAAAGCATACTTCCCAGACCATCGTGCAGCTCTCTGGCAATTCGTTTTCGCTCCATTTCTTCACCCTGAATCAAAGCCTTGGAAACTGAAAGTTTATGACGATTTTCAAAAGCAGACAATTCTTGCTTAAGGTTGATTTCTTTTTGAATACTTAATTTCTTTTGGTTTTTATTGAAAATCC encodes:
- a CDS encoding T9SS type A sorting domain-containing protein yields the protein MAKNYFYITFLLAFFFTISVSAQDSKQLPKPQSASTIEGLSLYPNPVSNGKVYISSKNDLEKEIIIFDVLGKKVLQTHLSSKELNVSELVPGVYIIKISEENASATRKLIIR
- a CDS encoding acyl transferase; this translates as MITANDIFTISSQKQFEKIALKVFRFQHENNVVYRDFCDFLKVNPQQVKSLEQIPFLPIQFFKSHNVVSTTDPAQVTFTSSGTTGMITSRHIVTDVSLYEESYRNGFSQFYGNIEDYVVLALLPSYLERDGSSLIYMIEDLIKLSNQPESGFYLHNHDDLIKKLTALDESGQNVILIGVTYALLDLIEKHQFNLQNTIIMETGGMKGKRKEMIREELHEILCKGFGVTAIHSEYGMTELLGQAYSLGEGVFECPSWMHILVRDPEDALTYVKDGKTGGINVIDLANINSCSFIATQDLGKKNPNNSFEVLGRFDNSDIRGCNLMVL
- a CDS encoding type II toxin-antitoxin system RelE family toxin, which encodes MRVGDYRVIYEIFDEVLLIDVIDLGHRKDIYE
- a CDS encoding type II toxin-antitoxin system RelE family toxin, translated to MYSIDFSRKAQKKIDELSDTIANPILSAIGSLSENPRQKVIKN
- the tyrS gene encoding tyrosine--tRNA ligase, with amino-acid sequence MKNLVEELKWRGLYHDSMPGTEEQLLKEVTTAYIGFDPTADSLHIGSMVQIILLVHLNRTGHKAIALVGGATGMIGDPSGKSDERNLLNEETLAKNVAGIKSVLSRFLDFNSKEENAPVMVNNYDWMKEFSFIDFAREVGKRITVNYMMAKDSVKKRFAGEGEGMSFTEFTYQLIQGYDFYHLYKNNNCVLQMGGSDQWGNITTGTELVRRMGGENAKAFALTTPLITKADGSKFGKSEGGNVWLDADKTSVYKFYQFWVNSTDVDAEKYIKIFTFLDKETIDALIEEHKTAPHLRVLQKKLAEEITIFVHSEEELEKAIQASNILFGNSTADDLKKLDETTFLEVFDGVPQAEIAKADLENGLDIVTVLNEKTGFFKSNGEARRALTANSISVNREKIKEDFVLTSNDLINNQFVLLQSGKKNYFVIRVV
- a CDS encoding NAD-dependent epimerase/dehydratase family protein, translating into MVLVTGGTGLVGAHLLLHLIENGENVRAIYRNQNNIQKTKSVFKLYKKGGLFEKINWLEADILDVPSLETAFIDIDYVYHCAALISFDPKDEDALRKTNIEGTANMVNFSIAKGIKKFCYVSSIAALGDIAPHETYITEETDWNPEKPHSDYAISKYGAEMEVWRALQEGLDIIIINPGVILGPIAATKIFDEGSVELYRKVANGLSFYTLGSTGFIAVDDVVRIAHELMKSGIKNERFPLIADNIVFQDILNTIADTLKVKRPKTHAKPLLMNFLWMADLTFSTLFFQKRRLTKATAKASYSKNLYSNEKIKTALGTVFLDVHQYIKDISRL
- a CDS encoding DUF4296 domain-containing protein; translated protein: MKNCIVIILVLFLSVSCKKELVKQPAKLIERGKMIDIMYDLSLLDAMKYQNPLSLDSIDTDPTKFILKKYKVDSLQFAQSNMYYATDYEAYKEMFDEIGKRLAVNQRATDSIVKIEDKKAAKEKKKKEKDYSIKEAIKKPVKQQINIDPIKQLIQSRKKKIVL
- a CDS encoding dihydroorotase codes for the protein MNRILIKNAKIVNEGSIFEGDVLIENDLIVEVADSISLKTSDCKVIDAEGSYLMPGAIDDQVHFREPGLTHKGDIESESRAAVAGGITSFIEQPNTVPNAVTQEILEDKYQIAAVKSFANYSFMMGATNDNLEEVLKTNPKNVAGIKIFLGSSTGNMLVDNEATLEKIFSSTPMLIAVHCEDETTIQNNLAAFKEQYGDDVPVTAHHLIRSAEACYISSSKAVALAKKTGARLHIFHLSTAKEMELFTNKIPLEDKKITAEVCVHHLWFTDEDYKIKGNFIKWNPAVKTAQDRAELWKALNDGRIDVIATDHAPHTKEEKMQSYLNAPSGGPLVQHAVVAMFEAHHQGKITVEKIVEKMCHNPAKIFKIEKRGFIREGYFADLVIVNPSLPWSVKPENILAKCGWSPFENFTFKSRITHTFVNGELVYNNFKVKDLRNGKRLLFDR